In the genome of Populus trichocarpa isolate Nisqually-1 chromosome 10, P.trichocarpa_v4.1, whole genome shotgun sequence, the window GACCCGGCCACTCAAGTCATCAAACACCTTGACCTGATCAAATGAGTTTTACAGGTTCAATTTTGGCTAGTTAACTAACAACCCAGACTAAGTTAGACTCTGGATCTCGTTTTCCGAATCAATCTACAGCAGGATTTTACAATTATGCTCCAGACTACACATGCATAAGATCAATGATCCCTTTCTCATTACGATCAAAGATGGAAGCAcgttattaataataataaaaagaatgtatGGTCGTAGGTTACATCTTTAATTCTTTACAAAATATAGCTAACACTGTTGATTGTGTTGTGTATAAGATAATTGAGACCTCCTTTCTTCATCTCCTCCTTTCTTCATCTCATGTGTTTCAGGCTATTGACGACCAAAAACTCTCCGAATAAATCAGCAAAATGAGCCCATTCTTGAACCCCCTCATTTTTTGCATCATGTATGAAACGAACTTCCACTTCTGCAGCCGCACGGCAGAAACAAATTCTACATTATGCCATAACGAGCATGATTGGAGACACCAACTAGCCTGGTCGTCAAGCATTCTTGCACACCAGGGAAGAAAACAAGTGTGAAATACCATCAGAGAAGCAACCAACCAGAGCCCTCAAGGCACCAGCATGCAACCGCAACTTTCTCTGATTGCAAGCTGTCAGAACTCATGACTAAAGGACTCTTTTGGAATTCATTTCTTAGCTGACCACAAGCTGCACTTGCATCCAGGCCCCCCTTGTTTGGCACACGCCGCACACCGGCAGTTATTTTGCGTGACTCTAGAGCAGCTGCAAATGCTTGTGCCAGCCAAGTGGAAAggtaaagcaaattaaaatggTAATGCGTGATTTGAATACTCAAGTATTCTTACTGACAGCAGGGGAAAACAGTGTGTTTATGACTGGTATGCATACCGCCTTTTTGTGTGGATGCTTGTAATCAGAACCTTGAATTGGGTTGAAAGGTATCAGATTCACATGATGACCACGTTCCCACTGATGAAGTAGGTCGGCAAGTTCTTTTGCATGCTCTACTCTATCATTGATCCCAGCTGCCCtgacaaattataaatttatgttaCGGGATAGAATAGTCCTATCAGTTTTCACCGTCAAGCTTCAAGTGAAGCAgagaaatattaaatgaaatttcagTACCTAAAAGTGCATACTCAAAGGATACTCATTGAATGGTTTCAAGGAAGTACTCCTTGCAATCTTTCATAATTGCTTCTAGAGGGTAGGATTTTGCACTTGGAACAATTGATTCTCTAAGTTTCTGGTTCGGAGCACGTGAGCTGGtgtatataagaaaaaagaatgagtaAATGTCATCACAGGCTAACATAAACTTTTGGCATCAAAGGGATGCATTAAGAGAAAAATGCATCAAGACATGCACATCACTGGAAATGACCCAATTTACTCAGAGACGGATGACAACATTTACAGTGCCAAAGAATTATTCAACCATATATTCTCTGTTTACTCTTACAGTACCTGAAGGCCAATGTTGACTGAAGTTTATGAGAAGCCAGCTTTTGGATAGTGTTTGGAACCCCCACGATTGATATTGTGATCATTCTTTGCCCAATTTGCACATCctgatgaaataagaaaagacAATTGTACATGAGCTTATTACATCTGAAACCTATGTATAGAGATCTGTTGAAAATTTACAATAAACGGGAGGCCAGTTGTTTCAGAAGTAAATAGTATATGAAAATGGCAGAGCATTCATGCAGGCATCTAAGAGTATCTTTGCAGCTCTCATCTTCACTAATCTTTGAACTAGCAAAATCAATGTCAAGGGACTCATTTTTTTCAGCCAAATCTTATCTTAATTCTTTTAGGTCACTGTTTCCACTTCCAAGTAAGCTTAAAGATTATTCTGGTCAAATTTATCATTGATCATGGCAGGTAAAACTAACCAAATCAAGAAAGGGGACACACAACAAAGACAATAGcaggtattaaaataattaaacaaaagataGAATAGAAGCAATGGGATAATCGTTgacaaaaagattgaaaaggCACCACCTTATTTGAGCATTGGTGTGCTTCAAGTTCAACATTGGTTCACCCATTCCCATGAACACCATATTTGTCTCCCTGTGCTCAAATATCTCCTCGACAGCCAAAACCTGAGTGTATAAAGCATTAAGCATAACTTTGAAAGGGATGGAGTAGTTACAGAACTACCAAGTCTATATGTTCTCAGTCATACAAACAGTTAAACACTCTCAACAGTCCCACTTGATAGTTGAGTTTGAAGAACAATTGCACAAGACATGCAACACTGACCTGCTCAGCAACTTCATGCCTTTGAAGATTCCTTGAAAAAACACCCTTTCCAGTGGCACAAAATGAGCGGCGCAAAGGACAACCTACCTGAACTATAAAAGTAAAAAGGAACCACGAGAAAATTATCAGCAACCCGTAAAAACACCATGACCAAGAAACTTTTTACTAAGGCTAATCCTTGATATGGAAAGTACCTGAGATGAGACACAGGCAGTAAGCCGCCTTGAACCTTTCTTATCTTCAACTGAATACCAGCAGTTTCAATCAATCTGTTATCCCCCAGTATTATCAATAACTGCATGATCATTAGCAAGCTTGAGTCTATGACACCATAAACTTCAAATTAGAAAGGGGTGAGTGCAAGTGTTCGCATCCCCGGAACTATAATTacattgaatgataaaaaatagaatttctaaTCATATGATACAACATTCGAGACCCTATCATATGATACGACAACATTCGAGACCAAGTATGTCATGCCAAAAAAGAATATGACACATAGCAGCAGTAAAATTGCCCTGAATACACCTTTCATTTAGCAAGAACCATGTAGCAATATTAAAACCACCTCGATCAAGCTAAGTTTGGCACAAAATCAATAACAGCACAGAACGCCAAATTACAAATCAAGCATAACAGCATATCAACCTTAACCGTGCCATCAGCTGCGGTTACAGTACGAAAAATTGGTGATCGCCCAACTTTCCATCCAGCTTCTTGAAGATCATTTCTAATTGCCAGTTTGTTGGTGTGGCGCACCGCACAAACAAACGAACCATGGCGGCACTAATTCCCTAGGAAAAAAGGGGACAAATTAAACTAACGTAAGCTACAAGAATACCAAAAttggacttaaaaaaaaagctgccctaaattaatttatgagtTCAGTACTACTTATTGACTAAAATCCTGtgtttcttttactttcctCCGGTATTTTAGATGGTGGAGCTGCTTTCCTCTATAGCGttgctatttatatattttttcaatagaagaagaaaacaacgaaattgaaatataaaaaatttaagtttaaaaataaataactaaaactcaatttattttctcttcaattacTGAAGTTTCACAACTAATTACTTTCTTCTGCTCCATTATCTCAGGAACCAAACAGAAAACAAGTAACTTTCAGCTTTAATGATGACTCGGACTTGCCGAATGCGTCCAAGTGAGAGGCACGTGATGGAGCGGAGGAGGAAGCGGTGGTGGTGGAGAGGCTGCGAGAGGATCTGATGGTAAGGGAACGAGGTCGCATGGCACGTGCGATTGGCACGGAACACACGTGCTGGAGCAGAGACATTGAAGTGGCAATCATGATCGCCGGTTGTCGCCCACGTTCGCTGTCTCCGTTAACACAAAACTCGAACGCTAACCAAAACCCCGGTTTTTGGATATCTAACAGCCTTTACGAGCAGGGACGAAAATAGCCTGCATAATTTACTTTTAAGATCTTCATGTTTCAGTGAAGTTATACTCTAGTCCTGATAGTTGTGAAAGCAACAAATGATCCCTTCTGAACTAAGAATTCAGGGACTTGAAAGAAACTCGGTGGTACTCTCATGTTAAgagaaatttatgattttactgTCATCAAATGAGAAGTGGATGAGTTTGTTAGGAGATGTTGTTGGCTTTGCGTTGTCATCTTAAGAACAATTGAAAGCATTTGAGCTTGTAAATGTTACcgaaaatttcaattttgattaccaGGAGTTAAATGTTACCatagaaaaatgaatttctCCCAAGATTGAACAGTTTCTGATCTATTTAATATTGCCTGGGGACATTGCAAGAACAGGGCTTGTTCCTGCTCTACTCTTGGACATTTGGTCTTTCAGTAATTACAAAATCAGGAAACTTAAGAGCCAAGAAGTAAGAGCTTCATCTACATTTATTAACGTTGTCATGTTTTTAACCATAATCGGTATGCAGGGTCACTTGAGGTTGTTGATAGTCTCTTGAGTTTTGATggtgaaaaaaatttactatgCTTTCTTCGCTTGCCGTTCGGTAGCCTAGGACAGCTTGCCCGGTAGGTGCAAATCAGGATATACTTCTTTATTATTTGTACAAGGGTCTCGTGTTCCAATATGAGACTTGATTTTCAAGAACAATTGAGTTCCAAGCCAAGAGAATTGTTTTTAGGTGAACATTCAGTGGACCGGGGCCAAACCTGGTCCCTCTATCAACTTGTAATCACAGCCATGAAAATTCCATTTCAATCCTAGAGTTTCCGGTGCTTCATCAAGTTCCTTATCACCCGGTAAGTAAGCGTGACAAAAAAACTGTCATATTTAGATGTTGAATTGAAGAACTGTACAGTAAATGTCATGTTTCTAATTCCATGCTTTACGGGATACAACgctctatcaaaataaatctttagCTTCCTTGGGATCAATATACAATGTAAAGCATGTACTGAACATTCTTCCTCTTTTATGTACGAAGAGGTGAAATATATGGCCCGGCATAAGAGGCAGGTTTTCCATTGGAAACTTCTTTGACATTTTTCCTGTGATATTTAGGACCATTGCTTGAACTTCGATTAACTCTTCGGGGGTTTTCACCACGAGAGCCCTTGGATCCATCGTTGTCATTGGAATTATGAAGTTGTTCCAATGCTTTTACCACTGCTTCCATGTTTGGCCTGTACTTCGGTTCGGTTGATAGGCATTGAATTGCAAGGTTTGCTGCTTTCAGAGCATCACTAGATGAATACTGGCCTTGGATGCGAGCATCCATAACTTGGAAAATTCTGCGCTTGCTGCTAAGGTAAGGCCTCGCCCATTCAACTAAATTGTGTTCCTTGGAGGGCCTGTTTTTGTCTATTGCTCGTCTGCCAGATAACATTTCAAGGAGAACAACCCCGAAACTGTATACGTCACTCCTTGCAGTTAGATGACCTTCATAAAGAGAAACAGAAGTGAgatgaaagcaataaaaagcCATAGTTGTATAAAAATAAGCATTTCGTTCAGGAGAATAACGTTGAGAGCATATAGCATAGGATTGAGTTGTTCCACAAGAAGCAGGGATGACAAAAGTGAACATGACCAAAGTGGTGATTTGAAAGATACCTGTTGCCATATATTCAGGAGCTGCGTAACCATAGGTACCCATGATCCTTGTAGATACATGGCTTTTACTGCCTGTTGGCCCATCCTTGGCCAACCCAAAATCAGAGAGTTTGGCTCTATAATTCTGTCATTTCACAATGTACAAGGAATGTGTAAGAGAGGTGCAAGTAAAGTGAAAGCTCATGAAGCAAAACTCAAAAACTGAAACATTTTCACATACCGAATCGAGCAGGATATTAGAAGCCTTAAAGTCTCTATATATAACTTTCGCCTTGTCACTGTGAAGATATTCTAGACCCTTGGCAGCATCAAGGGCAACCTTCATGCGGAGATTCCACGAGAGTGGTTGAAAATAAGAAGCCCCTGttccagtaaaaaaaactatttcaatgatttttatcCAAGATATTCGAGGTCATAGAAAATACTACAACTTGAGTTGAAAGGTCGATATCGGATGATATCAATAGCTTACTTCTGAAAAGATGATTCTCCAAGCTTCCCTTGGGCATAAACTCATAAACCAGAAGACGGTGGTCATCTTCTAAGCAATAGCCGATCAATTTTACTAGATTTGGATGATACAGCTGGCCCAGGTAGTTTATTTCTGCCTGCAGTCGAAGAATCAGCACAAAATCTATTAATCATacaatctttaaaaattatcatctatGTACTAAAACTGCCAAGAGCCGGATCATTAAGGATGTTCTAGTGAATCTGTTTCAATTCTAACTTGGTTAATCCAGCTCTTTACAAGAAGCATTGAATACCAGTTCATATTGGACGATTGATTGTATCTTAACTTGTCTCTGGACATTTGTAAACCTTTCTACAAAATTCAAGAGAGAGTTTTAGAAATAGGCAGGCAAGGAACGAATGGAAAAAGGGATACTCACCAACCATTCCTGGTGACCCTGGGAACTCTCCTGGTTAAGCCTCTTTACAGCAATAACTGTACCTGTTCCAGGCTTGGCAGCTGTCAATGAATGCTCATCAATCCACCCTTTGAAGACACAACCAAAACCACCTTCCCCCAACACACTATCAGGACGGAAGTTCCTAGTGGCTGCTTTTAATTCACTAAAGGAAAAGCTCTTCAAATTTGAGGACTGCAAGATCTCACCCTGTGTCCGAGGAGTTGAAGGCACTGTGGAAGAAGAGACCTTGCTGCTTGACCCACTCTTGTCATTCCCACCTTTGCCAGCATATTTTGTGTTCCCCCCTGAATAATCAACGCATCATATCTTATAAATTCATCTAGATGTCTACAAATGCAAAGCAAGAAATGAACCGTCTACTTTCAAAAAgacttggaaaagaaaataaaggaaaggaaaaatttCCTGATCAATGGCAAATTTgccaagaaaaatagaaaaattactaCAGATTAAATCTTTCAAATGGttatgtttgatctttattcGTTCAGTAATGAAGCCCCGTGTAAACCATTCCTAATGGTTCTATTTAATTGagattgttttcttatttttcttttgctacATCAGCTATCTTAATTAGCCTAATGGAACGCGACAAGATGATGTGATCTTCTTTGGTGGTAAGCTGAAAGTTTCAGCGACGAGAAAGTAGTGAATATTAGTACGTTATAATTAGAAGCATGGTTGATCTTCTAATGGAAGGAAAGACATGAGAATCAAAATTCTCGATTCCCTGTTTACTCTTCCTTTCTCTtatcaatcaaaattcaaacaGAGGTCCATATCCTAAAGAGGAAAACATCAAGAATCCAAAATAATGCTACTTTCTAAAAGGAAAAGGCTGAAGCAAAAAACTAAAGATTCCTTTTCAACGAAAGATCAAAAAAGGAATGAACAAAAATTACTACCTTCGGCAAACAGAGAGAacaaatatccatcaagaaCAGGACGTGTGTGGATTTGTGAACATACCGTTTCGAGAAGGACTCTCAGCTTTAATTCTTGCACTGAAGCACGACCCCATTGACACAAAGACGTCCAAAACCCTTCACTTTGGTCACAGGTTGCAGCTGCTAAAGATTGAATAACTATTGAAACCCAGCTCAAGAAAGCTTTGATAGAAACAAGGCAAAGACAAGCTTGAGACAGGgaacaaagagagaaacaagTCAAGTGTGAAACCAAGAgctttatatgtaaaaaaagcTAGCTGTAGCCTGCATCTCCTACGATCATGACCAACTACTAGCAAAGTTTGAATGATTAAAAGAAACGCCAAAAAGGAGAAAGCTAAACAAGAATGAGTAAGAGGCAAAGATGGACAGATTATGGTGTTCTTTTGTGTTCTGTTTGCCTTCTGGAAAAGTTCTATTTATTAGAACTTCGCCAGGGACAAAAGTGAAAGAGTTGTCTTGGCCTACATTTGCGTTTCCTTTTATCTATCTACCAGGGGGAAATAAAGGACCTAAAaacgagagaaaaaaagattctTTTATCTACGAGTGGAATAGAACTCGTCACCGCAAATTAAttccaattatatatttattttttaaccttttggTAGTATGTAACGGAATCTTGAAATCCTCTAAAAGTCAAATGGGGTGTTTTAAAATACTTCTCAAATTATTTAAtccaacattaaaaataaaaactaaatttaaaaaattattttaatatatttttaaaaaaacatcataaacatTATTAGCCTATAATTATTAGATATTGCTttccaaacaatatttttaaggaatttaaatttttaaaaaaattaattttttatgttttttaattattttaatacatggattttaaaaatattttttaatatatcttttaaataaaaaaaatattttaagaatcaatcTGTCACAGTAGTAAATACCCTAAATCCATCAAATCTAGTAGTAGTTTTTTATGTATTGATTTTCATAGGCAAATggcaataaaaatagaagaggGGGATTATAAAATGGCATTGATTACGGTCGGCTTTCTTGTCTAAAGGTCAGAAATCCTGTCCCTGTGTACAGACATGCCTGATTTCAATTATTCTTAGCCGTTGGATTGGCATCCGTAATTTATCAGACAACCAATGAAGCAATCCTTGTATTAGTTAATTATGTTCGAATTGGGTAGCGTGTTAATTATTTGCCAGCAGGAATGATGGGCGGCCATGCGAGCTTCTCGATCTGCCTTGGTAGGGCCCTGTTTGAGAAATCAACATTCAGCAACTCTTTAAAATGTCTATGCTTCCACACGCGATCGAGATTTATCGTACCCATACAATTATTGGCGGCGTTTGTTGTAATTCccgagaaaatgaaaagaataatgaGACATTGCATGGAAAATTATGTCGTGACACGTTGCTATTAATTTCTCCtgagatttattaattaatacatcaGTAAATGCCTCCTGGagaggaaaaataaaactaattatattaGATCGTatgataatatttgtttatgaatgaatgaataataataattattattattattggaattGCTTTGGAAGAtctatgatttatattatgatGCCAGGTGACGtgtcttgcaaaaaaaaaattggaaggaGATTTCCCTCCTAATTTCTCCTTTAGTTCGGATCATACAAGAAACACGTCGATATTTAAGGATCTATCAACTGTATTTAATGAAATGGtcgaattaaaaaacaaaatctctctGACCATgaaattgatatgaaaaatgTTTTCGACGTATAATCGAGAGCATTGATGTTGAATCGGAGATTTGTCCTGAAAACAATCACTCTCCCCGGAGTAAATAATTGGCTTTCTTTTCGTATACCCCGGTGACGGGCATCCACCACAAGGAGAAAAGGTACAGTACAAGCATCCGAAGGGGATAGATAGTACGTTCATTACCACCGGGATTTGAAAAAGCAAAGAGACTTTTACCGGCATccttttaaatatcttttagctagtcaaaagcaaataaataaagtagGCGTTCTACTTGCTTTATGCAGCACAGTATATCTATCTATAAAAAGATGACAGTGGACGggaattgaatgtgaaaaagagaCCAGACAAACCCGTGACTGTTGTGCCTCTGGCCAACTTTGCTGTTGACTtcttacaaaaacaataaagaaggAGAACTTGTTGTAATTTCTCCATGGTTGCGATTACAAGATTCACGTACGCGTCACCAGCTGTTCGGTATCCATTGACCCTTTATCCCCATCGAGCAATATTTCTCTTCAATGGAGtggagaaattattttttcttttttttcgttctttGAATAGCTAAAAGCCCTTCAAGCCCCTTTCTAGAAGTTCACTGATGAAGCACACATACAATGTACACACTCACCCATTCAATAAAGCATTGCACGAGAATCCCACCTTCATCAAATTGGTTTGCCCTGTTTGCAGCCGGCAGTGGATGAATTTATTAGCATTATGGCAATCACAAGCTTGATATCTCTGGGAAATGCCATCACGTTAAACGAGAaaggtgattttgtttttcaagatatGCATGGAAGGCTAATAGGCTTGGCCCAGACTCTTGATAGGATACACTGTAGTAGTTCCGTGTACACATATGTAAAAGGACTTTTTTATGATACCCCGAAATAGATGTAACTAGAATGTTGATTAGTGCTTCGGataatagtttattaatatACTCTAGtgctttaatttgattttttaaaaagaatctaAAGAAATACATGTATTTATGGAAAGGGTATAAAATGACTTGAGACAATAAATGACTCgaaaaaaccttaaatttaaTGAACAAGTAtgcttgttttttagttttaagtttgttaatgttattaaaatttatatatcttttatccTAAAAGATAAAAGTTATGAATATTTTACCTAGAAGGTTCAACAGGTATTTATACCACTTGAATCTTATtgtttttcagataaaaaaagacTGAAAGTCCTCTActtttgatgataataatagGAGACGTGTATctcttacatatcattaatgagacagaaaatatattatgtcCCTTAAAAAACCTTATATACACctataaatatatgaaaatcatcattttaataGGAACAATTACTCTGCATAACGGTTTATCACGTCTTTTATACTTATATTATGGAAGATCGGGCATATCGTATTAGTTTTTGGTGATGTCCAAATTTTTCAGATTTGACATGTTTATTAAACCCGCATTAACTTGAGCTTGACCAACTACCAAGTCCAAATTCTTTAGGTttgacatgtttgtcaaaccCATGTTATCTCGGGTATGACTGGTTGTGAAGGCCAAGTTGTGTAGCATGTTTGCTAGATCTATTTTATCTTTGAACATGGTTAATTAccaattctaaattttttatgtttaacctgtttatcatattcattttatttaaaaagattttttataaataaaaatattgaccaAAAATTATCTCATCACTTTTATTTCATTCATGTCATGGAAAACggtagaattataatttttagatcaaagagggaatttgaaaagaaaatcaaggtaaaacttaaaaacaaaacaagtaagGGAGAACTTGAAAGTGCAAACTATGTATTTCGTATTAAACAAGTCTCGGATCgaaggatataattaaaatctcaaaatgtTTAGACTTAAATGTAAAAATTTTCAGAGTCTCGGTGCCACCATCACCCCTCATGGAAAAACCTCACGTGTGAATTCCTAACACGCAATCAGACGACCAGTTACATAATCATGATATAAAGGTCAAATATAGCATGCACAATGACTCTTCATGCCCGTCGATGTGGTAGTCTTTGACTAATCTCTTATGCAGTTAAGGTTAAGCTCATCAACTGCTtgctacatatatatatatatatatatatatatatatatatatatgcgcgcgcgcaaaaaaaaattaatatttaatcatataaaataaaatatttactcaATTATGTTTActaatcttatttatttaaatcaataaaatataatataaataaaaacacaaataaaatgattagctagtgaaaaatcatgtcaaaagctgtttatttttttgttatttttattagaataatatcatttttacttcttgcacaataaaaaatttaattgaccTCGATAACCTTGATTATTCGACCCAAATCGTGACCAAGGACATGACGGGGGTTGACTCTCAGACCAAgttttaaaagtatgataaaaaaaaaagtatcaaatatgatatgaaaattcaatgaaattaaacaataagggatgaaaaaaaattaatcaagaatagaaatcaaaataaaaggaattgcaACAATagaaatgaagatcaaattcaatgaaaaaaaattaaaataaaataattagggattaaatcaaaaaataaaattcaattaaaaaataataaaagcaaaataaataggaatcaaaataatgagaattaaatttaatataaaaaatataaaaaatcaaatgacaatggatgaaattaaaaaacaaataaatcaaattcccTGCAATTAAATGATCAAGAACCATTTTGCAACTTTGCGAGGCCAACACATCTTTTAAGgtggaaaagagagaaaagagggagaaaaaTTATAGTTGGAGCTTCTCCGTGCCATTGAGACCAACACGCGCTGGCTCATCGTATAGAGAGTGGCATGATGCTTCGAACGCAACAATGAAAGCTACCAACGACCACCGAGAGGCGCTGcatgtgtcattttttttttaattataaaaatattaaaacacccATGATCCCACATGATAATTCCGAGAAAACCAAAGTTAAAAACCTAAAATGCCCATAACCTAAAATGCCCATTAACCTTGCACAAAAGAAAATGACCCCAAAAGTTATACGACAAtcacattgaataaaaaatctaaaaatctaaaaacacccCTCAAATATTTGATGTATTGTATAATAAATATCTGAAAATACAGTTCTACCTCAAGTACgcgttaatttttttaatcattaaaggGCTGATAAATCGTTTTACCGTGGATTCCggagttttagttttatttctaataattcaGTCAACAATTGACTCCCCCTATCAGAACAGCCTGGAGAACTATTATTCTAGGTGGCAGATGATCTAATTATCAAATGAAAATAGACTAAAAACTAATATAGTGTCACCTAACCCCTCGGGTTAAAGCTCAacttgaaaagaacaaaaaaaaaacacaaatttccaTTTCTATTCTTTCAAGCTTGACCTCGAAAGATACAAGGATAAGAAAACGCAATTTTCATGTTCAGCTTACCAATAAACAATAAGAGCACTCCTGAAATTCCCatatccccttttttttttggccatcAAACGAGTTCCGACAGACTTACAGACAGCATGAATGATGTGACTGCTTATATAACAACTATTCCCATGGTGGTTGtgtaaaataaccaaataatcCCACTCCTAGACAGGGGAAAAGATCAGGTCTCAGGACAACCAAGAAAAGACACGAGAAACTGAGGCCTACCTAGACCCATAATCTGCGAAAAAAGATCCATCAAATGATGTGTGGCAACCTTTTCTTGCATAATGAGCAATAACTTGCCTTGAAAAAGGTCGATCTTGCCGATAGAGAAACTGAGGAAAGGGACGAGGCGGGAAGAAGACGAAGTGGAAATACTTTTCCAGTAGGGCTTTAC includes:
- the LOC7458144 gene encoding receptor-like cytoplasmic kinase 176, whose amino-acid sequence is MGSCFSARIKAESPSRNGGNTKYAGKGGNDKSGSSSKVSSSTVPSTPRTQGEILQSSNLKSFSFSELKAATRNFRPDSVLGEGGFGCVFKGWIDEHSLTAAKPGTGTVIAVKRLNQESSQGHQEWLAEINYLGQLYHPNLVKLIGYCLEDDHRLLVYEFMPKGSLENHLFRRASYFQPLSWNLRMKVALDAAKGLEYLHSDKAKVIYRDFKASNILLDSNYRAKLSDFGLAKDGPTGSKSHVSTRIMGTYGYAAPEYMATGHLTARSDVYSFGVVLLEMLSGRRAIDKNRPSKEHNLVEWARPYLSSKRRIFQVMDARIQGQYSSSDALKAANLAIQCLSTEPKYRPNMEAVVKALEQLHNSNDNDGSKGSRGENPRRVNRSSSNGPKYHRKNVKEVSNGKPASYAGPYISPLRT